One Devosia lacusdianchii genomic window carries:
- the der gene encoding ribosome biogenesis GTPase Der: MTVTVAIVGRPNVGKSTLFNRLVGRKIALVDDTPGVTRDRREAEGRIADLTFRILDTAGYEDVTDGSLEDRMRQQTELAIKEADVILFMIDARAGVVPLDQRFAQVLRKAGKHVHLVGNKAESGAAEAGLVEAFKLGFGEAIALSAEHGLGLSELYSIVSAAIDKAAAEKEAADAANIDDIDALPEVDVDITEDMLEGEGDEATLRWNPKRYLNVAIVGRPNAGKSTLINRMVGEDRVLVGPEAGITRDSILVPWEWEGRVINLVDTAGIRRRSRVTEKLEKLAVGDSLRSIQYAEVVVLMLDATIPFEKQDLALADLVEREGRALVIAVNKWDLIEDKNETLKMLREECDRLLPQLRGVPLVTLSGLTGKNIDKLMDAIFKIERSWNSHVSTARLNRWLTGMVESHPPPAVSGRRLKLRYMTQAKTRPPSFILFASRPDVLPMAYQRYLVNGLREAFDIKGTPIRLWVRGGSTNPYDDKEKRRLG; this comes from the coding sequence ATGACCGTCACCGTAGCTATTGTCGGTCGTCCCAATGTCGGCAAGTCCACGCTGTTCAACCGCCTGGTCGGTCGCAAGATCGCGCTGGTCGATGATACGCCGGGCGTCACGCGCGACCGCCGGGAAGCGGAGGGCCGCATCGCTGATCTGACTTTCCGCATCCTCGATACCGCGGGCTACGAAGACGTCACCGATGGCAGCCTCGAAGACCGCATGCGCCAGCAGACCGAGCTGGCCATCAAGGAAGCCGATGTCATCCTGTTCATGATCGACGCTCGCGCAGGTGTGGTGCCACTCGATCAGCGCTTCGCCCAGGTGCTGCGCAAGGCAGGCAAGCATGTCCATCTCGTCGGTAACAAGGCCGAAAGCGGCGCTGCCGAAGCCGGTCTCGTGGAAGCCTTCAAGCTTGGTTTCGGCGAAGCCATTGCGCTCTCCGCCGAGCATGGGCTGGGCCTGTCCGAGCTCTATTCCATCGTCTCGGCCGCCATCGATAAAGCGGCCGCCGAGAAGGAAGCCGCTGACGCCGCCAACATCGACGATATCGACGCGCTTCCCGAAGTCGACGTCGATATCACCGAGGATATGCTCGAAGGCGAGGGCGACGAGGCCACTTTGCGCTGGAACCCCAAGCGCTACCTCAACGTCGCCATCGTCGGACGCCCCAATGCCGGCAAGTCCACCCTCATCAATCGCATGGTTGGGGAGGATCGCGTGCTGGTCGGCCCCGAAGCCGGCATCACCCGCGATTCCATCCTCGTGCCCTGGGAATGGGAAGGCCGGGTGATCAACCTGGTCGATACCGCCGGTATCCGCCGCCGTTCCCGCGTCACCGAAAAACTCGAAAAACTTGCCGTGGGCGATAGCCTGCGCTCCATCCAGTATGCCGAAGTCGTCGTGCTCATGCTCGACGCAACCATTCCGTTCGAAAAGCAGGATCTGGCCTTGGCCGACCTGGTCGAACGTGAGGGCAGGGCGCTTGTCATCGCGGTCAACAAGTGGGACCTGATCGAGGACAAGAACGAAACCCTCAAAATGCTGCGCGAGGAATGCGATCGCCTGCTGCCGCAATTGCGCGGCGTGCCGCTCGTCACCTTGTCCGGCCTGACCGGCAAGAATATCGACAAGCTGATGGACGCGATCTTCAAGATCGAGCGGAGCTGGAATTCGCACGTCTCCACCGCGCGGCTCAATCGCTGGCTCACCGGCATGGTCGAGAGCCATCCGCCTCCGGCCGTTTCCGGTCGCCGCCTCAAGCTGCGCTACATGACGCAGGCCAAGACGCGGCCGCCCAGCTTCATCCTCTTCGCCTCGCGCCCGGATGTGCTGCCGATGGCGTACCAGCGCTATCTGGTCAACGGCCTGCGCGAAGCCTTCGACATCAAGGGCACGCCGATCCGCCTCTGGGTTCGCGGCGGCAGCACCAACCCCTACGACGACAAGGAAAAGCGCCGGCTGGGTTGA
- a CDS encoding hemolysin family protein, with product MIVVVLTIVNGLLAMSELAVVSARPARLRSMADQGNRGAATALRLAEDPGKFLSSVQIGITLVGILSGAFSGATLGLRLTDWLESVGVADNVADVLGVGVVVVLITYISLILGELVPKQIALRDAEGVAARVAPAMKLLAAIGSPIIWVLDISGKGVLALLGQAGESEEKVTEEEVKTIIAEATTAGVIESDEHSMISGVMRLADRSARGLMTPRLDVDLIDLGDDSDEIRRTILDTHRSRLLVQDGDADSIIGVVAIKDIIGVFANGLPLELRKFVQPVPVVMDHADALDVVRAIRNSTVHMALVVDEYGHFEGIVTSGDILEVITGVFQEETGDDPALVKREDGSWLVAGWMPVDEFGERLKVSIPRDAKFETVAGYVLSIINRLPNVGETFEHNGWKFEILDLDGRRIDKILMTKLD from the coding sequence TTGATCGTCGTCGTCCTGACCATCGTCAACGGCTTGTTGGCAATGTCGGAACTGGCAGTCGTGTCCGCCCGTCCGGCCCGCCTCAGAAGCATGGCCGATCAGGGCAACAGGGGCGCCGCCACGGCGTTGCGCCTGGCCGAAGACCCCGGCAAATTTCTCTCCTCCGTTCAGATCGGCATTACGCTGGTCGGCATCCTCTCGGGCGCCTTTTCGGGCGCTACCTTGGGCCTACGCCTTACTGATTGGCTCGAATCCGTCGGCGTTGCCGACAATGTCGCCGACGTCTTGGGCGTCGGCGTCGTCGTAGTCCTGATCACCTATATCTCGCTCATCCTGGGCGAACTTGTGCCCAAGCAGATTGCCTTGCGCGATGCCGAAGGTGTCGCCGCCCGCGTCGCGCCGGCGATGAAGCTCCTGGCGGCTATCGGCTCACCAATCATCTGGGTGCTCGATATATCGGGCAAGGGCGTGCTGGCTTTGTTGGGGCAGGCCGGCGAATCCGAAGAGAAGGTCACCGAAGAAGAGGTCAAGACCATCATCGCCGAAGCCACGACGGCTGGTGTCATCGAAAGCGACGAGCATTCGATGATCTCGGGCGTCATGCGCCTCGCCGACCGTTCGGCGCGTGGCCTGATGACACCGCGTCTCGATGTCGACCTGATCGACCTGGGCGATGACAGCGACGAAATCCGCCGCACCATTCTCGATACCCATCGCTCGCGCCTGCTTGTGCAGGATGGCGATGCCGATTCGATCATCGGCGTGGTGGCCATCAAGGACATTATCGGCGTGTTCGCCAACGGCCTCCCCCTTGAGCTGCGCAAGTTCGTGCAGCCCGTACCGGTGGTGATGGATCACGCCGACGCGCTCGACGTCGTGCGCGCCATCCGTAATTCGACCGTGCATATGGCGCTGGTCGTGGATGAATACGGCCATTTCGAAGGCATCGTCACCTCGGGCGACATCCTTGAGGTGATCACCGGCGTGTTCCAGGAAGAAACAGGGGACGATCCGGCGCTGGTCAAGCGCGAGGACGGCTCGTGGCTGGTCGCTGGCTGGATGCCGGTGGACGAGTTTGGCGAGCGGCTCAAAGTGTCCATCCCGCGCGATGCCAAGTTCGAAACCGTGGCGGGCTACGTCCTGTCCATCATCAACCGGCTGCCCAATGTTGGCGAGACCTTCGAGCACAATGGCTGGAAGTTCGAGATTCTCGACCTGGACGGCCGCCGCATCGACAAGATCCTGATGACCAAGCTCGACTGA
- a CDS encoding GNAT family N-acetyltransferase — MVELRGYEPRDLDALYEICLLTGAAGHDASSQHNDRKAVGHIYSAPYGVLAPAQVIVAEDEQGVAGYIVGAYDTTAFDDRLEREWWPGLRQHYASVPPASLTEADRQRIAAIQRPSRNPADIVAQYPAHIHMNLLPRLRGQRVGTALLERWIEQARAAGVTGIHLGASASNTGGIAFWQRSGFEPIRTAGTTVWFGMSLEA; from the coding sequence ATGGTCGAACTGCGAGGCTACGAACCGCGCGATCTCGATGCGCTGTATGAAATTTGCCTGTTGACCGGAGCGGCGGGCCATGACGCCTCCAGCCAGCACAATGACCGCAAAGCCGTCGGCCACATCTATTCAGCGCCCTATGGTGTGCTGGCGCCGGCGCAAGTCATTGTTGCCGAGGATGAGCAGGGCGTGGCCGGCTACATCGTGGGTGCCTACGACACCACTGCATTCGACGACCGGCTCGAGCGGGAATGGTGGCCCGGCCTGCGCCAGCACTATGCAAGCGTCCCGCCGGCCAGCTTGACCGAGGCGGATCGGCAGCGCATCGCGGCCATCCAGCGGCCATCTCGCAACCCGGCGGACATTGTGGCGCAGTACCCTGCGCATATTCACATGAACCTGCTGCCGCGCCTGCGCGGACAGCGCGTGGGCACGGCGTTGCTGGAGCGCTGGATCGAGCAGGCGCGAGCCGCCGGCGTCACCGGCATCCATCTCGGCGCCAGCGCCAGCAATACTGGCGGGATTGCGTTCTGGCAGCGCAGCGGCTTTGAGCCGATCCGGACCGCCGGGACGACGGTCTGGTTCGGTATGTCGCTGGAGGCCTGA
- a CDS encoding SDR family NAD(P)-dependent oxidoreductase — MAQSTDLAGKVILVTGASRGIGYAAAIEAARRGAHVVAVARTVGGLEELDDEIQDLGSSATLVPLDLRDGDAIDRLGAAIFERWGALDGLIANAGQLGVLSPLPHVKPEDFEKVMAVNVTANYRLLRATDLLLRQSVAGRAVFVSSSSAKSARPFWGLYAASKAAVDAMAKSYAGEVAQTKVRVNVFYPGAVRTAMRAKAMPGENPDTLPKPADIAPKLVDMVSPSLKENGRLFDADKGAFTDI, encoded by the coding sequence ATGGCTCAATCGACGGACCTTGCCGGCAAGGTCATCCTCGTCACCGGCGCATCGCGCGGCATCGGCTATGCGGCTGCCATCGAGGCGGCACGCCGTGGTGCGCATGTTGTTGCGGTGGCCCGCACCGTAGGCGGACTTGAGGAACTGGACGACGAAATCCAGGACCTCGGATCGTCCGCAACGCTGGTGCCGCTGGACCTGCGCGATGGCGATGCCATCGACCGGCTGGGCGCTGCCATCTTCGAGCGTTGGGGCGCCCTTGACGGACTGATCGCCAATGCCGGGCAATTGGGCGTGCTGAGCCCCCTGCCCCATGTGAAGCCGGAAGACTTCGAGAAGGTGATGGCGGTCAACGTGACGGCCAATTATCGCCTGCTGCGGGCGACCGACCTGCTGCTGCGCCAATCGGTGGCGGGACGCGCCGTATTCGTATCGTCGTCGTCGGCCAAGTCGGCGCGGCCGTTCTGGGGGCTCTATGCTGCCAGCAAGGCAGCCGTTGACGCCATGGCCAAATCCTATGCCGGCGAAGTGGCGCAGACTAAGGTTCGCGTCAACGTGTTCTACCCCGGCGCCGTCCGCACCGCGATGCGGGCCAAGGCCATGCCGGGCGAAAACCCGGATACGTTGCCCAAGCCTGCGGACATCGCGCCCAAGCTGGTCGATATGGTCAGCCCATCGCTCAAGGAAAACGGCCGGTTGTTCGACGCCGACAAGGGCGCATTCACCGACATTTAG
- the purF gene encoding amidophosphoribosyltransferase yields MNVNHPSDDSFDLESDTLHEECGVFGILGHSDASTLTALGLHALQHRGQEAAGIVSFDGRQFYTEKRMGLVGDHYTDPAVLAKLPGSIAMGHTRYSTTGEVALRNVQPLFAELEAGGIAIAHNGNFTNGLTLRRQIIATGAICQSTSDTEVVLHLVARSRHSSTTDRFIDAIRQMEGGYAMLAMTRTKLIAARDPIGIRPLVMGELDGKPIFCSETCALDIIGAKYIRDVENGEVIICELQPDGSISIEERKPARPMPERPCLFEYVYFARPDSVVAGRSVYGARKRMGINLAKEAPVEADVVVPVPDGGTPAAIGYAQQSGIPFELGIIRNHYVGRTFIEPTQSIRAFGVRLKHSANRNEIAGKRVVLIDDSIVRGTTSLKIVQMIRDAGATEVHIRVASPMIYYSDYYGIDTPDPEKLLANQHKDLASMCKFIGADSLEFLSIDGLYDAVGGEARNAAAPQFTDHYFTGDYPTQLTDLNGRAKNEPKQISLLKEAG; encoded by the coding sequence GTGAACGTGAACCATCCGAGCGACGACTCTTTTGATCTTGAAAGCGACACGCTGCATGAAGAGTGCGGCGTGTTTGGCATTTTGGGGCATAGCGACGCCTCAACGCTGACAGCGCTGGGCCTGCATGCCCTGCAGCATCGCGGTCAGGAGGCGGCCGGTATCGTCAGCTTCGACGGCCGCCAGTTCTATACCGAAAAGCGCATGGGACTGGTGGGCGACCACTACACCGACCCGGCCGTGCTGGCGAAGCTTCCAGGCTCGATCGCCATGGGCCACACACGCTATTCGACGACCGGCGAAGTGGCGCTCCGCAATGTGCAGCCATTGTTTGCCGAGCTGGAAGCCGGTGGCATCGCCATCGCCCATAACGGCAACTTCACCAACGGCCTGACGCTACGCCGGCAGATCATCGCCACCGGTGCAATCTGCCAGTCGACCTCGGACACCGAAGTGGTGCTGCACCTGGTGGCCCGCTCGCGGCACAGTTCAACCACCGATCGATTCATCGACGCCATCCGCCAGATGGAAGGCGGCTATGCCATGCTGGCAATGACGCGCACCAAGCTGATCGCAGCGCGCGACCCGATCGGCATTCGGCCGCTGGTGATGGGTGAGCTCGACGGCAAGCCGATCTTTTGTTCGGAAACCTGCGCGCTGGACATCATTGGCGCCAAGTACATCCGCGACGTCGAGAATGGCGAAGTGATCATCTGTGAACTGCAGCCCGATGGCTCGATCAGCATCGAGGAGCGCAAGCCGGCGCGCCCGATGCCGGAGCGTCCGTGCCTGTTCGAATACGTCTACTTCGCCCGTCCCGATTCGGTGGTTGCCGGTCGCAGCGTCTATGGCGCGCGCAAGCGCATGGGCATCAACCTGGCCAAGGAAGCGCCGGTGGAAGCCGATGTGGTGGTGCCGGTGCCCGATGGGGGCACGCCCGCGGCGATCGGCTATGCACAGCAGAGCGGCATTCCGTTCGAGCTGGGCATCATCCGCAACCACTATGTGGGCCGCACCTTCATCGAGCCGACGCAGTCGATCCGGGCCTTCGGGGTTCGCCTCAAGCATTCAGCCAATCGCAACGAGATTGCCGGCAAGCGCGTGGTGCTGATCGACGACTCGATCGTGCGCGGCACGACATCGCTCAAGATCGTGCAAATGATCCGCGATGCCGGCGCCACCGAGGTGCATATCCGCGTCGCCAGCCCGATGATCTATTACTCGGACTATTACGGCATCGACACGCCCGACCCGGAAAAGCTGCTTGCCAACCAGCACAAGGACCTGGCGTCGATGTGCAAGTTCATCGGCGCGGATTCGCTTGAGTTCCTGTCGATCGACGGGCTTTACGACGCCGTCGGCGGAGAGGCGCGCAATGCTGCCGCGCCGCAATTCACCGACCATTATTTCACGGGCGACTATCCAACACAGTTGACCGATCTGAACGGCCGCGCCAAGAACGAGCCGAAACAAATCTCCCTGCTGAAAGAGGCCGGCTAA
- a CDS encoding CvpA family protein → MLTAFDVGVGVLVLISAILATARGLTREVLSLATWAGSAAIAIYMWQYHPDIARQYIAEDIVADIATVVVSFIISLIVLHLLTMRIADFVVDSRVGPIDRTLGFVFGVLRGILIAIVITIFGTWLLPNNLPPWAAESQSLPHLQNMGNTLISMLPEGLEQQVTEILQGGTGLAEDPEAPASPIDEGTDATEDSTPTPPAAVPPAAPAATQT, encoded by the coding sequence ATGCTGACAGCGTTCGACGTTGGTGTTGGTGTTCTGGTGCTGATTTCGGCCATCCTGGCTACGGCGCGCGGTCTCACCCGCGAAGTGCTGTCGCTGGCCACCTGGGCTGGTTCGGCGGCCATTGCCATCTATATGTGGCAATACCACCCCGATATCGCCCGGCAATACATTGCCGAAGACATCGTGGCCGACATCGCCACGGTGGTGGTTTCCTTCATTATCTCGCTGATAGTGCTGCATCTTTTGACGATGCGCATTGCCGACTTCGTGGTCGATAGCCGCGTCGGGCCAATCGACCGGACGCTGGGCTTCGTGTTCGGCGTGCTGCGCGGCATCCTGATCGCCATCGTCATCACCATTTTCGGCACCTGGCTGCTGCCCAACAACCTGCCACCGTGGGCCGCTGAATCGCAGTCGCTGCCGCACCTGCAGAATATGGGCAATACGCTGATCTCCATGCTGCCCGAGGGGCTGGAACAGCAGGTTACGGAAATTCTCCAGGGCGGCACCGGTCTGGCCGAAGATCCCGAGGCACCGGCCTCGCCGATCGACGAAGGCACCGATGCGACCGAGGACAGCACGCCAACGCCGCCGGCCGCGGTGCCTCCGGCAGCACCCGCGGCGACGCAGACCTGA
- a CDS encoding DUF2200 domain-containing protein: protein MNSKNNQRVYAMSVASVYRLYIEKVERKGRTKEELDEVIRWLTGHSQESLDRELANKTTFEVFFAHARLNPDRSLITGSVCGVRLEEIEEPLMKEIRYLDKLVDELAKGRPMAKILRQQRAA from the coding sequence ATGAACAGCAAAAACAACCAGCGCGTCTATGCCATGAGCGTGGCAAGCGTCTATCGCCTCTACATCGAAAAGGTCGAACGCAAGGGCCGGACCAAGGAAGAGCTTGATGAAGTTATCCGCTGGCTGACCGGCCATAGCCAGGAGTCCCTGGATCGTGAGCTGGCCAACAAGACCACCTTCGAGGTCTTCTTCGCCCACGCGCGTCTCAACCCCGACCGGTCGCTGATCACCGGATCGGTGTGCGGCGTCCGCCTTGAGGAGATCGAAGAACCCCTGATGAAGGAAATCCGCTACCTCGACAAGCTCGTGGACGAACTTGCCAAGGGTCGTCCCATGGCAAAGATCCTGCGGCAGCAACGCGCCGCTTAG
- the radA gene encoding DNA repair protein RadA — MAKSKSSFICQACGAVTTRWQGRCDACGEWNTIVEEITDSGVGAGPKSAKAGGRPTNLVPLSGETESAARVVTGIAELDRVTGGGFVMGSALLVGGDPGIGKSTLLLQSAAALANKGSKVVYVSGEEAVAQVRLRAQRLGLGDAPVLLAAETNVEIILATLESGPAPDLVIIDSIQTLWTDRVDSAPGTVTQVRTSAQALTRFAKKSGAAVVLVGHVTKDGQIAGPRVVEHMVDAVLYFEGDTSHTFRILRGVKNRYGATDEIGVFAMTELGLEQVANPSALFLDQRDEGAAGSAVFAGMEGTRPILIEIQALVAPSPLGTPRRAVVGWDSSRLSMVLAVLETRCGVRIGANDIYLNVAGGLKINEPAADLAVAAALISSLTSSPLPSDAVYFGEISLAGGVRPVVHGSLRLREAQKLGFKSVSTGRLSNADRNSGMDVSEFTALSDLVAGIAAKGKPREPDREEW; from the coding sequence TTGGCCAAATCGAAATCCTCCTTCATCTGCCAGGCCTGCGGGGCCGTGACCACCCGCTGGCAGGGGCGCTGCGATGCCTGCGGCGAGTGGAACACGATCGTCGAGGAGATCACCGATAGCGGTGTGGGCGCGGGTCCGAAATCGGCGAAGGCCGGCGGGCGGCCGACCAACTTAGTGCCGCTGTCCGGCGAGACGGAAAGCGCGGCTCGTGTGGTGACCGGCATTGCCGAGCTGGATCGGGTGACCGGGGGCGGCTTCGTCATGGGTTCGGCGCTGCTGGTGGGCGGCGATCCGGGCATCGGCAAATCGACGCTGCTGCTGCAATCGGCGGCGGCGCTCGCCAACAAGGGCAGCAAGGTCGTCTACGTCTCGGGTGAAGAGGCAGTGGCGCAGGTGCGGCTGCGGGCGCAACGGCTCGGGCTGGGCGATGCGCCGGTGCTGCTGGCAGCGGAAACCAATGTCGAGATTATTCTGGCAACGCTGGAAAGCGGCCCTGCCCCGGACCTCGTCATTATCGACTCGATCCAGACGCTGTGGACGGACCGGGTAGACAGCGCGCCGGGCACGGTGACGCAGGTGCGAACTTCGGCGCAGGCGTTGACGCGCTTCGCCAAGAAAAGCGGCGCTGCTGTGGTGCTGGTGGGGCACGTGACCAAGGACGGGCAGATTGCCGGGCCACGCGTGGTGGAGCACATGGTCGACGCCGTGCTCTATTTCGAGGGCGACACGAGCCACACCTTCCGCATCCTGCGCGGCGTCAAGAATCGCTACGGCGCCACCGACGAGATCGGCGTGTTCGCCATGACGGAGCTGGGGCTGGAGCAGGTTGCCAATCCATCCGCCCTGTTCCTCGATCAGCGCGACGAAGGCGCGGCCGGTTCGGCGGTGTTCGCCGGCATGGAGGGTACGCGGCCGATCCTCATCGAAATCCAGGCGCTGGTAGCGCCCTCGCCGCTGGGTACGCCGCGACGGGCGGTGGTGGGCTGGGATTCGTCGCGCCTATCGATGGTATTGGCGGTGCTGGAAACGCGTTGCGGCGTGCGGATCGGCGCTAATGACATCTACCTCAATGTGGCCGGTGGGCTGAAGATAAACGAACCGGCGGCTGACCTGGCCGTGGCGGCGGCGCTGATTTCGTCGCTGACCAGTTCGCCCCTGCCGTCGGACGCGGTCTATTTCGGGGAAATCTCGCTGGCGGGCGGGGTGCGGCCGGTGGTGCATGGATCGCTGCGGCTGCGCGAGGCGCAGAAGCTGGGGTTCAAGTCGGTCTCAACCGGACGGCTCAGCAATGCCGACCGCAATAGCGGGATGGACGTGTCCGAATTCACCGCGCTTTCGGACCTGGTGGCGGGGATCGCGGCCAAAGGGAAGCCGCGCGAGCCAGACCGCGAGGAGTGGTAG
- a CDS encoding DUF1697 domain-containing protein yields MMGVFVILLRAIGPVTHKVMSMTRWREAVAAAGFIKPETYVATGNMIVESDLDMAEVTRRMNEIVRALGLGPGNTAIVRTAGQMQRLLAANPLPEAAAANPQALAVYFFAEPRPDLKWVAEYAGSETIHIEGTHLIVDYVTPVSGSRLPAVIEKKSGTVTARNWNTLKGLATKAAAREHGND; encoded by the coding sequence ATGATGGGCGTCTTTGTCATCCTGCTGCGGGCCATTGGTCCGGTCACGCATAAGGTCATGTCGATGACCCGGTGGCGCGAAGCCGTGGCCGCTGCCGGTTTCATCAAGCCCGAAACCTATGTCGCCACCGGCAACATGATCGTGGAGAGCGATCTCGATATGGCCGAGGTCACGCGCCGGATGAACGAGATCGTCCGCGCGCTGGGACTTGGGCCCGGCAACACGGCCATTGTCCGGACGGCGGGACAAATGCAGCGTCTGCTTGCTGCCAACCCGCTGCCCGAGGCTGCCGCCGCCAACCCGCAAGCGCTTGCCGTCTATTTCTTTGCCGAGCCGAGACCCGACCTCAAGTGGGTGGCGGAATATGCCGGGTCGGAGACAATCCACATCGAAGGTACGCACCTGATCGTGGACTATGTCACGCCGGTGTCCGGCTCAAGACTGCCTGCCGTCATCGAAAAGAAGTCGGGTACCGTGACAGCACGCAACTGGAACACCCTCAAGGGCCTCGCCACCAAGGCGGCGGCCCGCGAGCATGGGAACGACTGA
- a CDS encoding winged helix-turn-helix transcriptional regulator: MVTIDNTQRPAWDVYKLNCPTRQVLDCIADKWAALVVGLLLDGTCRFGEMRKAIEGVSQKMLTQTLRNLERDGIVARKVYAAVPPKVEYSLTPLGHSLARIVDDLRAWSESNIEVVLASQQAYDSRPKDD; this comes from the coding sequence ATGGTGACTATTGATAACACCCAACGCCCGGCATGGGACGTCTACAAGCTGAACTGCCCCACCCGGCAGGTGCTTGATTGTATTGCCGATAAATGGGCAGCGCTCGTCGTGGGACTGCTGCTTGATGGCACCTGCCGCTTCGGCGAAATGCGCAAGGCGATCGAGGGTGTATCGCAGAAAATGCTGACGCAGACGCTGCGCAACCTGGAGCGCGACGGGATCGTTGCGCGGAAAGTCTACGCAGCAGTGCCACCGAAGGTCGAGTATTCGCTGACGCCGCTCGGCCACTCGCTAGCGCGAATCGTCGATGACCTGCGGGCATGGTCAGAGAGCAATATCGAGGTCGTACTGGCCAGCCAGCAGGCCTACGATTCCAGGCCCAAAGACGATTGA
- a CDS encoding nuclear transport factor 2 family protein, whose amino-acid sequence MSKQNTDLVRAYFDALMRGDLEAAGNAFADNLVWHQPGGNSLSGTHRGKPAVFGLLGGFMERSAGSFRIDRVDQLFANGDLVAATIVFSARASGKAMSMAGVDLLRVENGRIAEVWLFSADQPAEDAFWG is encoded by the coding sequence ATGAGCAAGCAAAACACCGATCTGGTCCGAGCCTACTTCGACGCCCTCATGCGCGGCGACCTCGAGGCAGCCGGCAACGCCTTTGCCGACAATCTGGTCTGGCATCAACCTGGGGGTAACAGCCTGTCGGGAACCCATCGGGGCAAGCCCGCCGTCTTCGGCCTGCTCGGCGGCTTCATGGAGCGCAGTGCCGGCAGCTTCCGCATCGACCGCGTAGATCAGCTGTTTGCCAATGGCGATCTGGTGGCTGCCACCATCGTCTTCTCGGCCAGGGCCAGTGGGAAGGCCATGTCGATGGCGGGTGTCGATCTGTTGCGCGTCGAAAATGGCAGGATCGCAGAGGTCTGGCTGTTCTCCGCCGACCAGCCGGCTGAGGACGCTTTCTGGGGCTAA
- the alr gene encoding alanine racemase, with the protein MALTSGLGGQLSIDLGALARNWRALDKVSAGALTGAVVKADAYGTGITMASKALHAAGARFFFAATPDEGMAVRAALPDAHIFILNGLYPGAANLYIRQNLMPILSSMAMLEEWLAKCLERNEAYPSAFHFDTGINRLGFRLNEASLVRDRIQNLGYAPQMVMSHLACADTPSHEKNRTQLALFGSVMTQFAGIPASLANSAGLMTGRDYHFQMVRPGIALYGGRAVSGRKNPMAPVVTLHVPILQVSEARTGETVGYGASYSLSRNSRLAIISHGYADGFFRSLSGSNTRPGGKVAIRGKICPVVGRVSMDQVVVDITELGSDIPSPGEGAEVLGNLIGVDDQADAGGTIGYEILTALKGRYSRNYVGDGNLPPG; encoded by the coding sequence ATGGCGCTGACGTCTGGCCTCGGGGGGCAACTTAGCATCGATCTCGGGGCACTGGCCCGCAACTGGCGCGCACTCGACAAGGTGAGCGCGGGAGCGCTGACGGGCGCCGTGGTGAAGGCCGACGCCTACGGTACCGGCATCACCATGGCGAGCAAGGCGCTGCACGCGGCGGGAGCGCGGTTCTTCTTCGCCGCCACCCCGGACGAAGGCATGGCGGTGCGCGCCGCCCTGCCCGATGCCCATATCTTCATTCTCAATGGGCTCTATCCGGGGGCGGCCAACCTCTACATTCGCCAGAACCTGATGCCGATCCTCTCATCCATGGCGATGCTGGAGGAGTGGCTGGCCAAGTGCCTTGAGCGCAATGAGGCCTACCCTTCGGCCTTCCACTTCGACACCGGCATCAATCGGCTCGGCTTCCGTCTCAACGAGGCGAGCCTGGTCCGCGATCGCATCCAGAACCTTGGCTATGCGCCACAGATGGTCATGAGCCACCTGGCCTGTGCCGACACGCCGAGCCACGAGAAGAACCGCACGCAATTGGCGCTGTTCGGTTCTGTCATGACGCAGTTTGCGGGCATTCCGGCGTCGCTGGCCAATTCGGCCGGCCTGATGACGGGCCGCGACTATCATTTCCAAATGGTCCGGCCGGGCATCGCGCTCTATGGCGGGCGGGCGGTCAGCGGGCGCAAGAACCCGATGGCGCCTGTCGTGACGCTGCATGTGCCGATCCTGCAAGTGAGCGAGGCCCGCACGGGCGAGACCGTGGGCTATGGTGCCTCCTATTCGCTGTCGCGCAACAGCCGGCTGGCGATTATTTCGCACGGCTATGCCGATGGGTTCTTCCGGTCGCTCTCGGGCAGCAATACGCGGCCTGGCGGCAAGGTGGCGATCCGCGGCAAGATTTGTCCGGTGGTGGGAAGGGTCTCGATGGACCAGGTGGTGGTCGATATCACCGAACTCGGTTCCGACATTCCCAGCCCTGGAGAAGGCGCCGAGGTGCTCGGCAACCTGATTGGCGTCGACGATCAGGCGGATGCGGGTGGCACGATCGGCTATGAAATCCTGACCGCGCTGAAGGGGCGGTATAGCCGCAATTATGTCGGCGACGGGAATTTGCCGCCGGGCTGA